The proteins below come from a single Rosa rugosa chromosome 2, drRosRugo1.1, whole genome shotgun sequence genomic window:
- the LOC133732145 gene encoding factor of DNA methylation 4-like, producing the protein MSHRSKEEKDKWSDFKYYEDKYYNELKKGSYKINNSDSTYRCPFCHEKRRQSYQLRELSRHAYSIGRGSHSRGIKDEAKHWALKSYIDKYVDVKSRLESADKIERPRELAPKVAGLEQSAVKLEGPREPARKREREPAPIRELPIEPAPKRERHLEPAPQRESPIESATKIESPKLNDDKLFVWPVVGVLANIKTEFKGGKHVGESGSKMKAELTAKGFNPVRVHPLWNFRGHSGFAIVEFENNWEGFNNGMSFEKSFEVERHGKRDYNLMRNKGDQLYGWVARDDDYNSRSIVSDYLRKNGDLKTVSGQQAEEQRKTTKLVSNLKNTLEIKNSDLEEMQNKYHKTANSLNKVVLERDAILKAFNDEREKRQQVEKEQLSRILRDHEKAAEQLENQKKELERREKQLQQRRAQNDSERRKLHHDRQMNARATLEQKKADENMLRLAEEQKKQKEELRKKVIQLEKELEKKQALELEIEQMRGALKTMKHMDEDEDMDAKKKMNEIKQNLEEKEQEYDAVEALHQALVVKERRNNDEVQEARKELVNGLWDSTSQGNKTRVNIGVKRMGDLDVRPFQIAIKSRYSKEEADVKTLEVCSLWDKYLADPNWHPFKIITDKEGRHKEIIDEEDEKLASLKNELGDEVFQAVVTALIELNEYNPSGRYSIKELWNYKEGRKATLKEGASYILKQWKLLKGRRRN; encoded by the exons ATGTCTCACAGATCAAAGGAAGAAAAGGATAAGTGGTCTGATTTCAAGTACTATGAGGACAAGTATTATAATGAGTTAAAGAAAGGTAGTTACAAAATAAACAATTCTGATTCAACTTACAGATGTCCGTTTTGCCATGAGAAAAGGAGGCAAAGTTACCAACTTAGGGAGCTTTCACGACATGCTTATTCTATCGGCAGAGGCTCACATAGCAGGGGTATAAAAGATGAAGCCAAGCACTGGGCTTTGAAGAGTTATATAGATAAATATGTTGATGTGAAGAGTCGGTTAGAATCTGCAGACAAGATAGAACGGCCTAGAGAACTTGCACCCAAGGTAGCAGGACTGGAACAATCTGCAGTCAAGCTAGAAGGGCCTAGAGAACCTGCTCGCAAGAGAGAACGGGAACCTGCACCCATCAGAGAACTTCCTATAGAGCCTGCACCAAAGAGAGAACGCCATTTAGAGCCTGCACCGCAGAGAGAATCCCCTATAGAATCTGCAACCAAGATTGAATCCCCTAAACTGAATGATGATAAATTGTTTGTATGGCCTGTGGTGGGCGTTTTGGCAAACATTAAAACTGAGTTCAAAGGTGGGAAACATGTTGGCGAAAGTGGTTCTAAAATGAAAGCCGAGTTGACAGCAAAAGGTTTTAACCCTGTGAGGGTTCATCCGTTATGGAATTTTCGGGGTCACTCTGGTTTTGCAATTGTTGAATTTGAGAATAACTGGGAAGGTTTCAACAATGGAATGTCCTTTGAGAAAAGTTTTGAAGTTGAGCGCCATGGAAAAAGGGACTATAATCTGATGAGGAATAAAGGAGATCAATTATATGGATGGGTTGCTCGGGATGATGATTACAATTCAAGAAGCATTGTAAGTGATTATCTCCGCAAGAATGGAGATTTGAAAACTGTTTCTGGTCAGCAAGCTGAGGAACAGAGAAAAACTACAAAGCTTGTATCCAATCTTAAAAACACCTTGGAGATAAAGAATTCAGATCTTGAGGAGATGCAAAACAAATATCACAAGACTGCTAATTCCTTAAACAAGGTAGTGCTTGAAAGGGATGCGATACTTAAAGCTTTCAATGACG aaagagagaaaaggcAACAAGTGGAAAAAGAACAGCTCAGCAGAATATTGAGGGACCATGAGAAAGCCGCAGAGCAGTTGGAAAATCAAAAAAAAGAGCTTGAGCGCCGTGAGAAGCAACTGCAACAACGTAGGGCACAAAATGATAGCGAGAGGaggaaactccatcatgatagGCAAATG AATGCAAGGGCTACCCTGGAACAGAAAAAAGCTGATGAAAATATGTTACGGTTGGCGGAAGAACAAAAG AAACAAAAGGAGGAACTTCGTAAAAAAGTCATTCAATTGGAAAAGGAGCTGGAAAAAAAACAAGCACTGGAGCTGGAAATAGAGCAGATGAGAGGTGCTCTAAAGACGATGAAACAcatggatgaagatgaggacaTGGATGccaagaagaagatgaatgaGATCAAACAAAACTTGGAGGAGAAGGAGCAGGAGTATGATGCTGTAGAAGCACTTCATCAAGCGCTTGTGGTCAAGGAGCGGAGAAATAATGATGAAGTGCAGGAGGCTCGCAAGGAGCTAGTCAAT GGATTATGGGATTCAACAAGCCAGGGCAATAAGACCCGTGTTAATATTGGTGTGAAGAGAATGGGAGACCTTGACGTCAGACCATTTCAGATTGCTATCAAGAGCCGATATTCCAAAGAAGAAGCGGATGTGAAGACATTGGAGGTATGCTCTCTTTGGGATAAATATCTTGCGGATCCAAACTGGCATCCATTCAAGATCATTACTGATAAAGAAGGGCGTCATAAG GAGATTatagatgaagaagatgaaaaactGGCAAGTTTGAAGAATGAGCTTGGTGATGAAGTGTTCCAGGCAGTTGTCACTGCCTTGATCGAACTGAATGAGTATAATCCCAGTGGCAGGTATTCAATAAAAGAGCTATGGAACTACAAAGAAGGGAGGAAGGCCACTCTGAAAGAGGGAGCAAGTTATATTCTGAAGCAGTGGAAACTGCTGAAGGGTCGGAGAAGAAACTGA
- the LOC133727872 gene encoding factor of DNA methylation 1-like isoform X2 — MSHRSEEMDIGKLQQNARDHLEKAFLEQGKAFLKSEGQKNDLEKKLEQNEAQKNDLQKKLEQNELAKKELQQKTEDEQMWAGMYFIVREEQKQSETQMKEIQKKLEQSESQKRKLEKIEEAQKNELKKALEQSELAKKELQQKTEDEQMWAGMYFVVREEQKQSENQMKEIQKKLEQSESQKRKLEKIEEAQKNELKKALEQIEAQKNDFEQREMKLKQVERVNIEQRKANENLLKEKNENEELPNKITELEDRKNQVQDEEDLDDESEDEHEEMGEIREKLKEKEEELANVEALNNTLIVKELKSNTELQEARREIIRGWESASRAFIGVKRMGELDSKPFQTACKRKYNTEEADDQAAALCSLWEDYIKDSSWHPFKTSKDSFGHCKEIIDEEDEKLKKLKNEFGAEVHLAVSTALLELNEYNPSGRYALKELWNFNHDRRASLKEGILHLLKQLKLQKRRRTS, encoded by the exons ATGTCTCACAGATCAGAAGAAATGGATATCG gaaaactGCAACAAAATGCTCGTGACCATCTTGAAAAGGCCTTCTTGGAGCAAGGCAAAGCCTTTTTAAAATCTGAAGGGCAAAAGAATGATCTTGAGAAAAAGCTTGAACAGAACGAGGCTCAAAAGAACGATCTGCAGAAAAAGCTTGAGCAGAATGAACTTGCCAAAAAAGAGCTTCAGCAGAAGACTGAAGATGAACAGATGTGGGCGGGCATGTATTTTATTGTTAGGGAAGAGCAGAAGCAGAGTGAAACTCAGATGAAAGAGATTCAGAAAAAGCTTGAGCAGAGTGAATCCCAGAAGAGAAAGCTTGAGAAGATTGAAGAAGCTCAAAAGAACGAACTTAAGAAGGCACTTGAGCAAAGTGAACTTGCCAAAAAAGAGCTTCAGCAGAAGACTGAAGATGAACAGATGTGGGCGGGCATGTATTTTGTGGTTAGGGAAGAGCAGAAGCAGAGTGAAAATCAGATGAAAGAGATTCAGAAAAAGCTTGAGCAGAGTGAATCCCAGAAGAGAAAGCTTGAGAAGATTGAAGAAGCTCAAAAGAACGAACTTAAGAAGGCACTTGAGCAGATTGAAGCTCAAAAGAACGATTTTGAGCAGCGCGAGATGAAATTAAAACAAGTG GAGCGGGTTAATATTGAGCAGAGGAAGGCTAATGAAAATTTGTTAAAAGAAAAG AATGAAAATGAGGAGCTCCCGAACAAGATCACTGAGTTGGAGGATCGTAAGAATCAAGTTCAGGATGAGGAGGATTTAGATGATGAGTCTGAGGACGAGCATGAAGAGATGGGTGAAATTCGAGAAAAGTTaaaggagaaagaagaagagctgGCCAATGTTGAAGCTCTAAACAACACACTTATTGTTAAGGAGCTTAAAAGCAACACTGAACTGCAGGAGGCTCGTAGAGAGATAATCAGA GGATGGGAATCAGCAAGTCGTGCTTTTATTGGTGTCAAGAGAATGGGAGAGCTTGACAGCAAACCATTTCAGACTGCATGCAAGAGAAAATATAATACAGAAGAAGCAGATGACCAGGCAGCAGCACTATGTTCTCTATGGGAGGATTATATTAAGGATTCAAGCTGGCATCCATTCAAAACTAGCAAGGATTCCTTTGGACATTGTAAG GAGATtattgatgaagaagatgaaaaattgaaaaagttaAAGAACGAGTTTGGTGCTGAAGTTCATCTGGCTGTGTCAACTGCTTTGCTGGAATTGAATGAGTATAATCCCAGTGGTAGGTATGCACTTAAAGAACTATGGAACTTTAATCATGATAGAAGGGCATCATTAAAAGAGGGAATATTGCATCTCCTGAAGCAGTTGAAACTGCAAAAGAGGAGAAGAACCTCATGA
- the LOC133727872 gene encoding factor of DNA methylation 1-like isoform X1, whose amino-acid sequence MSHRSEEMDIGKLQQNARDHLEKAFLEQGKAFLKSEGQKNDLEKKLEQNEAQKNDLQKKLEQNELAKKELQQKTEDEQMWAGMYFIVREEQKQSETQMKEIQKKLEQSESQKRKLEKIEEAQKNELKKALEQSELAKKELQQKTEDEQMWAGMYFVVREEQKQSENQMKEIQKKLEQSESQKRKLEKIEEAQKNELKKALEQIEAQKNDFEQREMKLKQVQERVNIEQRKANENLLKEKNENEELPNKITELEDRKNQVQDEEDLDDESEDEHEEMGEIREKLKEKEEELANVEALNNTLIVKELKSNTELQEARREIIRGWESASRAFIGVKRMGELDSKPFQTACKRKYNTEEADDQAAALCSLWEDYIKDSSWHPFKTSKDSFGHCKEIIDEEDEKLKKLKNEFGAEVHLAVSTALLELNEYNPSGRYALKELWNFNHDRRASLKEGILHLLKQLKLQKRRRTS is encoded by the exons ATGTCTCACAGATCAGAAGAAATGGATATCG gaaaactGCAACAAAATGCTCGTGACCATCTTGAAAAGGCCTTCTTGGAGCAAGGCAAAGCCTTTTTAAAATCTGAAGGGCAAAAGAATGATCTTGAGAAAAAGCTTGAACAGAACGAGGCTCAAAAGAACGATCTGCAGAAAAAGCTTGAGCAGAATGAACTTGCCAAAAAAGAGCTTCAGCAGAAGACTGAAGATGAACAGATGTGGGCGGGCATGTATTTTATTGTTAGGGAAGAGCAGAAGCAGAGTGAAACTCAGATGAAAGAGATTCAGAAAAAGCTTGAGCAGAGTGAATCCCAGAAGAGAAAGCTTGAGAAGATTGAAGAAGCTCAAAAGAACGAACTTAAGAAGGCACTTGAGCAAAGTGAACTTGCCAAAAAAGAGCTTCAGCAGAAGACTGAAGATGAACAGATGTGGGCGGGCATGTATTTTGTGGTTAGGGAAGAGCAGAAGCAGAGTGAAAATCAGATGAAAGAGATTCAGAAAAAGCTTGAGCAGAGTGAATCCCAGAAGAGAAAGCTTGAGAAGATTGAAGAAGCTCAAAAGAACGAACTTAAGAAGGCACTTGAGCAGATTGAAGCTCAAAAGAACGATTTTGAGCAGCGCGAGATGAAATTAAAACAAGTG CAGGAGCGGGTTAATATTGAGCAGAGGAAGGCTAATGAAAATTTGTTAAAAGAAAAG AATGAAAATGAGGAGCTCCCGAACAAGATCACTGAGTTGGAGGATCGTAAGAATCAAGTTCAGGATGAGGAGGATTTAGATGATGAGTCTGAGGACGAGCATGAAGAGATGGGTGAAATTCGAGAAAAGTTaaaggagaaagaagaagagctgGCCAATGTTGAAGCTCTAAACAACACACTTATTGTTAAGGAGCTTAAAAGCAACACTGAACTGCAGGAGGCTCGTAGAGAGATAATCAGA GGATGGGAATCAGCAAGTCGTGCTTTTATTGGTGTCAAGAGAATGGGAGAGCTTGACAGCAAACCATTTCAGACTGCATGCAAGAGAAAATATAATACAGAAGAAGCAGATGACCAGGCAGCAGCACTATGTTCTCTATGGGAGGATTATATTAAGGATTCAAGCTGGCATCCATTCAAAACTAGCAAGGATTCCTTTGGACATTGTAAG GAGATtattgatgaagaagatgaaaaattgaaaaagttaAAGAACGAGTTTGGTGCTGAAGTTCATCTGGCTGTGTCAACTGCTTTGCTGGAATTGAATGAGTATAATCCCAGTGGTAGGTATGCACTTAAAGAACTATGGAACTTTAATCATGATAGAAGGGCATCATTAAAAGAGGGAATATTGCATCTCCTGAAGCAGTTGAAACTGCAAAAGAGGAGAAGAACCTCATGA